From one Deltaproteobacteria bacterium genomic stretch:
- a CDS encoding haloacid dehalogenase: MERSEFEEEVTLVKGSPAAAVELIPTDKIAFDIDGVVADIMTTFINLGRDRYGLEHLRYEDITDFYLHRCLQMDQAIIMEILEMLIDRPHELEIDPLPHAVPVLTKLAQEAPLLFITARDRIEPIKAWLSQTLSQVPPQAMRIIATGNPDTKLEYLHDHGIEYFVEDRLDTCWQLSQNGVTPIVYDQPWNRQKHPFQIVYDWQDIARLLFQDLSLEISPKP, encoded by the coding sequence ATGGAAAGATCAGAATTCGAGGAGGAAGTGACTTTGGTAAAAGGTTCCCCGGCTGCCGCTGTAGAGTTGATTCCCACAGATAAGATAGCTTTTGATATCGATGGGGTGGTGGCTGACATCATGACTACCTTTATCAATCTGGGCCGGGACCGCTACGGCCTGGAACATTTACGTTATGAGGATATTACCGACTTTTATCTGCATCGCTGTTTGCAGATGGACCAGGCGATAATCATGGAAATCCTGGAGATGCTCATTGACCGCCCCCATGAGCTGGAGATTGACCCCTTACCCCATGCCGTCCCAGTGCTGACTAAACTGGCCCAGGAGGCACCCCTGTTATTTATCACCGCCCGGGACCGGATTGAACCTATTAAGGCCTGGTTGTCCCAGACCCTGAGCCAGGTTCCGCCTCAGGCGATGCGCATCATTGCCACCGGAAATCCGGACACCAAGTTGGAGTATTTGCATGACCACGGCATCGAATACTTCGTTGAGGATCGCCTGGATACCTGCTGGCAGCTGTCCCAAAATGGTGTCACCCCCATCGTCTATGACCAACCCTGGAACCGCCAGAAGCATCCGTTCCAGATCGTCTATGACTGGCAAGACATTGCCCGCCTGCTTTTTCAGGATTTATCCCTCGAAATTAGCCCCAAGCCCTGA
- a CDS encoding phosphoribosylaminoimidazolesuccinocarboxamide synthase: protein MIVIHTDLPELGRVKRGKVRDVYELDDHLLLVATDRVSAFDVILSDPIPDKGRILTQISAFWFRIIGDLAPHHLISVEVDDFPVPCQKYREILQGRTMLVKKAEPLPVECIVRGYLAGSGWQEYQQQGTICGCPLPPGLRESDRLPEPIFTPSTKAVAGTHDQNIPFEEMIARVGAATATRVRDLSLAIYRRAQAKAEPQGIIIADTKFEFGMVGQELILIDEVLTPDSSRFWPRQEYEPGRPQHSFDKQFLRDYLIDIGWNQQPPSPPLPPEIIQATRKRYLEALVRLTSQELNP from the coding sequence TTGATAGTAATTCACACTGACCTGCCCGAGCTAGGCCGGGTAAAACGAGGCAAGGTTCGAGATGTTTATGAGCTGGACGACCATCTGCTGCTGGTAGCTACCGACCGGGTATCGGCCTTTGATGTCATCCTCTCCGACCCGATCCCCGATAAAGGCCGGATTCTCACCCAGATCTCGGCGTTCTGGTTCCGGATCATCGGTGATCTGGCCCCTCATCACCTGATCTCGGTGGAAGTTGATGATTTTCCTGTCCCATGCCAGAAATATCGGGAAATCTTGCAGGGCCGCACCATGTTGGTCAAAAAGGCCGAACCATTGCCGGTGGAATGTATTGTGCGGGGCTACCTGGCCGGGTCCGGCTGGCAGGAGTATCAGCAGCAGGGCACCATCTGTGGCTGCCCCTTGCCGCCGGGATTACGCGAGTCGGACCGCCTGCCGGAGCCGATCTTCACCCCCTCTACCAAGGCCGTGGCGGGCACTCATGACCAGAATATTCCCTTTGAGGAGATGATCGCCCGGGTCGGGGCGGCAACCGCAACCCGGGTCCGCGATCTGAGCCTGGCCATTTACCGCCGGGCCCAGGCTAAGGCCGAACCCCAGGGGATTATCATCGCCGATACCAAATTTGAGTTTGGAATGGTAGGGCAAGAATTAATCCTGATCGACGAAGTGCTGACCCCGGATTCATCCCGTTTCTGGCCCCGCCAGGAATATGAACCGGGCCGGCCGCAGCACAGCTTTGATAAACAATTCTTGCGGGATTATCTCATCGACATCGGTTGGAACCAACAGCCGCCCTCCCCTCCACTGCCCCCCGAAATCATCCAGGCAACCCGGAAGCGCTACTTGGAAGCCTTAGTCCGCCTCACCAGCCAGGAACTAAACCCCTGA
- a CDS encoding SPOR domain-containing protein: protein MLPVETALTEALPAPEPPETVEEAKKELTFQPEKEHFGVLVAKFRKYQEASKLMAQLRRQGKPTWIRPSPGEPTRYEVWVAPYEKEEPAQSAAKSIKAKYGRSAQAKN from the coding sequence ATGCTCCCAGTTGAAACTGCCCTTACCGAAGCGCTTCCTGCGCCCGAACCACCAGAGACGGTCGAGGAGGCCAAAAAGGAGCTGACCTTTCAACCTGAGAAAGAACATTTCGGGGTTCTGGTGGCCAAATTCAGAAAATATCAGGAGGCCAGCAAATTAATGGCCCAACTCCGTCGCCAGGGCAAGCCGACCTGGATCCGGCCCAGCCCCGGCGAACCGACCCGATATGAGGTTTGGGTTGCCCCCTATGAAAAGGAGGAACCGGCCCAGTCTGCGGCTAAATCAATAAAGGCTAAATATGGCCGATCTGCTCAGGCAAAGAATTGA
- a CDS encoding protein kinase yields the protein MASPQTSEYQPGFIIGHRYEVIRRLRRESYGDVWLVHDQLLDVEVGLKILPTDTPQLNRHLEYYRAEAAGGFKLNQPQILGVHHLDETPDCIYLVQEPFEGTTLLALLGSHERLTVPDALYFIEVLGKGLVLAHKQGLIHQNFNPLNVLVSATAGVKIANFAFPPDHPNLEQPEELTAYIPPEVIRGENPTPASNLFSLGVLGYRMLAGILPFPLARGEVFPYQVANGPMELARIPSALQPLFTLSLAENPSKRFQSVAEFLIWLSRSRELLGSEVEYKRGVLETVPPPGGGKEQEQPPALGLETAPAEPLIQAEPEKGQAVKAALAAINLKLTHLYPKLKNISQHIGHKTKELLAQGGDKLRQGWNKLWEFYKGRSLKDKKIIYGLGLGSALVALVLVAYFIILGLTSEVDTLGTPSPSKSVSTSPDPVKSPAARLATAPSSSRQTSRPDQAESATPSKSEAKYRLLVATYKSPKYALRLLRNLDNQGYKAYIRKEPGGKHIFYQVWLASMPTQAQAQAAADSIKAKYGVVPKVVKIKP from the coding sequence ATGGCGTCACCTCAGACCAGCGAATACCAACCCGGTTTTATCATCGGGCATCGGTATGAAGTCATTCGCAGGCTGCGGCGAGAATCTTATGGGGATGTGTGGCTGGTCCACGACCAGTTACTGGATGTGGAGGTTGGATTAAAGATCTTACCTACCGATACTCCCCAATTAAATCGTCATTTGGAATATTATCGGGCGGAAGCGGCCGGGGGGTTCAAATTGAACCAGCCGCAGATTTTAGGGGTGCATCATCTGGATGAGACGCCGGATTGCATTTACCTGGTCCAAGAGCCCTTCGAAGGCACCACCCTACTGGCTTTATTGGGCAGCCACGAACGCTTGACGGTTCCGGATGCCTTGTATTTTATCGAGGTTTTGGGCAAAGGTCTGGTCCTGGCCCACAAGCAAGGCCTCATCCATCAGAACTTTAATCCTTTAAATGTCTTGGTCTCTGCCACCGCTGGGGTCAAAATCGCCAATTTTGCCTTTCCCCCGGACCACCCCAACCTTGAGCAACCAGAAGAACTTACGGCATATATTCCTCCCGAGGTGATTCGGGGAGAGAATCCCACCCCGGCCAGCAACCTGTTTTCGCTCGGGGTCCTGGGCTATCGGATGTTAGCCGGGATTCTACCTTTTCCTTTAGCCCGCGGTGAAGTCTTTCCTTATCAGGTGGCCAATGGGCCGATGGAGCTAGCCCGGATTCCATCCGCCTTACAGCCCCTATTTACCTTAAGTTTGGCCGAAAATCCGAGCAAAAGGTTCCAGAGTGTGGCCGAATTTCTGATCTGGCTGAGCCGGAGCCGGGAATTGCTGGGGTCCGAGGTCGAATATAAAAGGGGTGTCCTGGAAACCGTACCTCCACCAGGGGGGGGAAAGGAGCAGGAACAGCCTCCGGCCCTTGGCTTAGAAACCGCACCCGCCGAACCTTTGATCCAGGCTGAGCCGGAAAAGGGTCAGGCTGTCAAAGCAGCCCTGGCGGCTATTAACCTTAAACTAACGCATCTCTACCCTAAGCTGAAAAATATTAGCCAACATATTGGCCATAAAACAAAAGAGCTTCTTGCCCAAGGAGGGGACAAACTCCGGCAAGGCTGGAATAAGCTCTGGGAGTTTTATAAAGGACGATCCCTAAAGGATAAAAAAATAATTTATGGATTGGGGCTGGGGTCCGCTCTGGTCGCTCTGGTCCTGGTGGCATATTTTATCATCTTGGGCCTTACCAGCGAGGTCGATACCCTTGGCACCCCATCACCATCCAAGTCTGTTTCCACCTCCCCGGACCCGGTCAAGTCGCCGGCGGCCCGTCTGGCCACCGCACCCTCTTCTTCTAGACAAACCAGCCGGCCAGATCAGGCCGAATCCGCAACCCCGAGCAAATCAGAAGCAAAATATCGCCTTTTAGTGGCGACTTATAAAAGTCCGAAATACGCTCTGAGGCTGCTCCGTAATTTGGATAACCAGGGCTATAAAGCCTATATTCGGAAAGAACCCGGCGGAAAGCACATTTTCTATCAGGTCTGGCTGGCCTCCATGCCTACCCAGGCCCAGGCCCAGGCCGCGGCCGACTCCATCAAAGCTAAATACGGAGTAGTCCCCAAGGTGGTGAAGATAAAGCCCTAG
- a CDS encoding histone deacetylase, with the protein MASTGYVYDERYLLHKAGTWHPERPERLKAIHQRLVESGLLEQLVLIKPYEAPLNWIETLHDREYIDKFRKACEKGQLIFQSADNGICRDSYKIALLAVGGVLAACDAMISGEISNAFCAVRPPGHHAERARAMGFCFFNNIALGARYLQEHHGLNRIAIVDWDVHHGNGTQHLFEEDPSVLYISLHEDPSCCYPGTGRKTEKGRGAGVGYTLNIPMAAHSGDAEYLQALKDMIIPALTEFRPDCLMISAGFDAHADDPLAHMNLSREGYQQMGQALAGFAQNYCGSRIITVLEGGYNLQVLAECIEDHIHILQSL; encoded by the coding sequence ATGGCTTCGACTGGATATGTTTATGATGAACGCTATCTGTTGCACAAGGCCGGAACCTGGCATCCGGAGCGTCCGGAACGACTAAAGGCTATTCACCAGCGGTTGGTAGAATCGGGGCTGCTGGAGCAGTTAGTATTGATAAAACCCTATGAGGCCCCGCTTAATTGGATAGAAACCCTCCATGATCGGGAGTATATCGACAAGTTCCGCAAGGCCTGTGAGAAAGGCCAGCTGATCTTTCAATCCGCCGACAACGGTATTTGCCGAGATTCCTATAAGATTGCTCTGTTGGCCGTGGGCGGGGTGCTGGCCGCCTGTGACGCCATGATAAGTGGTGAGATTAGCAATGCCTTCTGTGCGGTGCGTCCCCCGGGTCACCATGCCGAGCGGGCCCGGGCCATGGGCTTCTGTTTCTTTAATAATATCGCCCTGGGAGCCCGGTATCTCCAAGAACACCATGGGTTGAATAGGATCGCCATTGTGGATTGGGATGTGCATCACGGCAATGGCACCCAACACCTCTTCGAAGAGGACCCCAGCGTGTTGTATATCTCTTTGCACGAAGATCCGAGCTGTTGCTATCCAGGTACCGGCCGTAAAACCGAAAAAGGCCGCGGCGCTGGGGTAGGCTACACCTTAAATATTCCGATGGCTGCCCATAGCGGCGACGCGGAGTACCTCCAGGCCCTAAAAGATATGATTATTCCGGCGCTAACGGAGTTTAGGCCGGATTGCCTGATGATCTCCGCCGGATTTGACGCCCATGCCGACGATCCCCTGGCCCACATGAACCTGAGTCGGGAAGGTTATCAGCAAATGGGCCAGGCTTTGGCTGGCTTTGCCCAGAACTATTGCGGCAGCCGGATTATCACTGTACTGGAGGGAGGGTACAATTTGCAAGTGCTGGCTGAGTGTATTGAAGACCATATACACATCTTGCAGAGCCTTTAG